A DNA window from Mucilaginibacter xinganensis contains the following coding sequences:
- a CDS encoding isoprenyl transferase, whose protein sequence is MGYKDQIDLLKLPKHIAIIMDGNGRWAKEKGKLRIFGHHNGVLSVRDVVEGATLLNIGYLTLYTFSSENWNRPKLEVMAIMELMVSTIHKEIRNFMEKNVRLQAIGDLNMLPDKAHRELNNAIEKTSGNTGLVLTLALSYSSRREIVQAAKNLAAKVQSGELNIDEIDEETFENNLYTNGMPNPELLIRTSGEHRISNYLLWQIAYAELYFTTKLWPDFRKEDLYEAILDYQKRERRFGMTSEQVN, encoded by the coding sequence TAAGGATCAGATTGATTTGTTAAAATTGCCAAAGCACATAGCTATTATTATGGATGGCAATGGCCGTTGGGCAAAAGAAAAAGGCAAATTAAGAATATTCGGCCATCATAACGGGGTGCTTTCTGTTAGGGATGTAGTGGAGGGCGCTACGTTACTTAATATAGGATATTTAACGCTTTACACCTTTTCATCTGAAAACTGGAACAGGCCGAAGCTGGAGGTTATGGCCATTATGGAGTTAATGGTAAGCACCATTCATAAAGAAATCAGAAACTTTATGGAAAAAAATGTGCGCTTGCAGGCCATTGGCGATTTAAATATGCTGCCGGATAAGGCCCACAGGGAGTTAAATAATGCAATTGAAAAAACCAGCGGTAATACCGGGCTGGTGCTAACGCTTGCTTTAAGCTACAGTTCGCGCCGCGAAATTGTGCAGGCGGCTAAGAATCTAGCCGCCAAAGTGCAAAGTGGGGAGTTAAATATTGACGAGATTGATGAGGAGACTTTTGAAAACAACTTATATACCAATGGTATGCCTAACCCCGAACTGCTGATAAGAACCAGCGGCGAACACCGCATCAGCAATTACCTGCTGTGGCAAATTGCGTATGCCGAATTGTACTTCACCACAAAGTTGTGGCCCGACTTCCGCAAAGAAGATCTGTATGAAGCTATACTTGATTATCAAAAACGGGAACGCCGTTTTGGTATGACCAGCGAGCAGGTCAACTAA
- the bamA gene encoding outer membrane protein assembly factor BamA → MNKYIFAILFTVISTAALAQIPGSQPKYSLPKSTLPADSLSYLEPKDFIIGGITITGTKSLDKDVLLTISKLNKGDHINLPGEANANVIKNMYSQGLFEDVQLNITKIVLDTIYLEIAVTELPRLSRLHLTGIRKGEIDDVQKKLSDKTYKIVNSNLISTTTAIIKKHFNEKGFLNTTVTIKQRKDPGDANSVILDVAIDKHSKVMISEVVFEGNKDFSQKKLKGYLSKTRTRKFYNIFGSKKFKQDKYDEDKLNLVTKMQGKGYRDAEIVKDTVYKTGPNTVGVKIKVFEGHKYYFGNIKWSGNAKYSSDILNKILKIKKGDVFSEEELNKRLTGPTPANDDISSFYLNDGYLTYNADPVQTKIYNDTVDMDLRVYEGPQYTINRVILKGNDVTNDKVVMREIRTKPGQKFNKELLIRSTREIGQLGNFDEQKTEPKPTNINPQDGTVDIVYNVVEKPSDQIELSGGFGGGQLVGTLGLTFNNFSLRNIFNLKAYKPLPKGDGQKLSLRGQSSGHTYQNFSFTFSEPWLGGKKPIYFALSAYTQLSSTGDYYAKSNPLYNKLRINGIGVTLGKKLNWPDNYFQLNYSLNFDHYNLDNYTGYLFSNGTSYNIKLTQELSRNSVDAPIYPTSGSNIKFTVQATPPYSLFNNINYKIATPEQRYHFVEYYKFKYDAQWFTRITGKLVLMSQVRFGFLGQYNTEVGPSPFERFKLGGDGMQSYQFLQGSEIIGLRGYQNFSIVPEGTNYTENTNPGSTIYNKYTMELRHPVIQGQSATIFLLAFAEGGNVWNSFNKFDPFNVKRSVGVGARIFLPIFGLLGLDYGYGFDAIPGIPAANKGQFHFSISQSLNGGFN, encoded by the coding sequence ATGAATAAATATATTTTTGCTATTCTTTTTACTGTAATAAGTACCGCTGCCCTGGCCCAGATCCCGGGGAGTCAACCCAAATATTCGCTTCCAAAATCAACATTGCCTGCTGACAGTTTGAGCTACCTGGAACCGAAAGACTTTATTATTGGAGGTATAACCATCACCGGTACAAAATCACTTGACAAAGATGTATTGCTAACCATATCAAAGTTAAATAAGGGCGACCATATCAACCTGCCGGGCGAAGCGAATGCTAATGTTATTAAAAACATGTATTCGCAGGGTTTGTTTGAGGACGTACAATTGAATATTACAAAAATTGTTCTGGATACCATCTATCTTGAAATTGCCGTTACAGAGCTTCCGCGTTTGTCGCGTCTGCACTTAACGGGTATCCGCAAAGGCGAGATTGACGACGTTCAGAAAAAGCTTTCGGATAAAACCTACAAAATTGTTAACTCCAACCTGATCAGCACTACTACAGCTATCATAAAAAAGCATTTTAATGAAAAAGGGTTTTTAAATACTACAGTTACCATTAAACAACGTAAAGATCCGGGTGATGCCAATAGCGTTATACTTGACGTAGCTATTGATAAGCACTCAAAAGTGATGATATCTGAGGTTGTATTTGAGGGGAATAAAGATTTTTCACAAAAGAAGCTTAAGGGGTACCTGAGCAAAACCCGCACCAGGAAATTCTACAATATCTTTGGATCAAAGAAGTTTAAACAGGATAAATACGACGAGGATAAACTGAACCTGGTAACAAAAATGCAGGGCAAAGGTTACAGAGATGCTGAGATTGTAAAGGATACGGTTTATAAAACCGGCCCAAATACAGTAGGTGTTAAAATAAAAGTATTTGAAGGCCACAAGTATTACTTTGGTAACATCAAATGGTCGGGAAATGCTAAATACTCGTCAGACATATTGAATAAGATCCTGAAAATTAAAAAGGGAGATGTTTTCAGCGAGGAGGAATTAAATAAAAGGTTAACCGGGCCAACCCCGGCTAATGATGATATTTCATCATTTTATTTAAATGATGGTTACCTTACCTACAATGCCGACCCTGTACAAACTAAAATTTACAATGATACGGTTGACATGGACCTGCGGGTTTATGAAGGGCCCCAATATACCATTAACAGGGTTATTTTAAAGGGTAACGATGTAACCAACGATAAGGTGGTGATGCGTGAGATAAGGACTAAACCGGGCCAGAAATTTAATAAGGAGCTTTTAATACGAAGCACACGTGAAATTGGCCAGTTGGGTAACTTTGACGAGCAAAAAACAGAACCAAAACCAACCAACATTAATCCGCAGGATGGTACGGTAGATATTGTTTATAACGTGGTTGAAAAACCGTCAGACCAGATAGAGCTGTCAGGTGGTTTTGGTGGCGGCCAGTTAGTTGGTACCTTAGGACTTACCTTTAATAACTTCTCGTTAAGGAACATATTCAACCTTAAAGCCTACAAACCATTGCCAAAGGGTGATGGGCAGAAACTAAGCTTAAGGGGACAGTCAAGCGGGCATACCTATCAAAACTTCTCGTTCACGTTCTCTGAGCCATGGCTGGGCGGTAAAAAGCCAATCTACTTTGCATTGTCGGCTTATACCCAGTTAAGCTCAACCGGCGATTATTATGCAAAGAGTAATCCGCTTTATAATAAACTGCGCATAAACGGTATAGGCGTAACGTTGGGTAAAAAATTAAACTGGCCTGATAACTACTTCCAGTTAAATTACTCCCTAAACTTTGACCACTATAACCTGGATAACTATACCGGTTACTTGTTCTCGAACGGAACATCATACAATATTAAGCTAACACAGGAGTTAAGCCGAAACTCGGTTGATGCGCCAATTTATCCTACGTCGGGATCGAACATTAAATTTACGGTACAGGCTACGCCGCCATACTCATTGTTCAATAACATCAATTATAAAATTGCGACGCCTGAGCAACGCTACCATTTTGTAGAATACTATAAGTTTAAATATGACGCACAGTGGTTTACCCGGATAACAGGCAAGCTGGTATTGATGTCGCAGGTAAGGTTCGGATTTTTGGGACAGTATAACACGGAAGTTGGCCCTTCGCCTTTCGAACGGTTTAAATTGGGTGGTGATGGTATGCAGAGCTACCAGTTTTTACAGGGTAGTGAGATTATTGGTTTAAGAGGTTATCAGAACTTCTCGATTGTTCCTGAAGGAACAAACTACACTGAAAACACCAATCCGGGTAGTACCATTTATAACAAATACACTATGGAGCTTCGCCACCCGGTTATCCAGGGGCAATCGGCAACAATATTTTTATTAGCTTTTGCCGAAGGTGGAAATGTTTGGAATTCTTTTAATAAATTTGATCCTTTCAACGTTAAGCGTTCAGTGGGAGTTGGAGCCAGGATATTTTTACCTATTTTTGGCTTGCTTGGGCTGGATTATGGTTATGGATTTGACGCCATCCCTGGAATTCCGGCGGCAAACAAAGGTCAGTTCCATTTCTCGATTTCACAGAGCCTGAACGGGGGATTTAATTAA
- a CDS encoding OmpH family outer membrane protein — protein sequence MKKTILVLLFTLITVTGAFAQRFAYVDSEYILKRMPEYASAQKQIEALSVQWQKEVDARFQEIDRLYKAYQADQVLMTADMKKRREAEIADKEKTAKDFQRQKFGPDGELAQKSNSIIKPVQDKMAKAIQAVAENDNLDMIFDKNSEVIMLYASPRYDKSADVLAKLGLKSGSTPAK from the coding sequence ATGAAGAAGACAATTTTAGTACTGCTTTTTACGTTAATAACAGTTACCGGTGCGTTCGCGCAGCGGTTTGCTTATGTAGATTCGGAATACATATTAAAACGTATGCCTGAATATGCATCGGCGCAAAAGCAGATAGAAGCGTTGTCTGTACAATGGCAAAAAGAAGTTGATGCACGTTTCCAGGAAATTGACCGTTTGTACAAAGCATACCAGGCAGACCAGGTTTTAATGACTGCCGACATGAAGAAGCGACGCGAGGCGGAAATTGCCGATAAGGAAAAAACAGCGAAAGACTTTCAGCGTCAAAAATTTGGACCGGATGGAGAGCTTGCGCAAAAAAGTAATTCAATAATAAAACCAGTACAGGATAAAATGGCTAAAGCTATACAGGCAGTTGCCGAAAATGATAACCTGGATATGATATTTGATAAAAACAGTGAAGTAATTATGTTATACGCCAGTCCGCGTTATGATAAGAGCGCTGATGTTTTAGCAAAGCTTGGCTTAAAGTCAGGATCAACACCCGCAAAATAA
- a CDS encoding OmpH family outer membrane protein, whose product MKKLLKVALVALCFLSVGNFAKAQSKIGYINFDGLIGQMPEAKTVKSQLDIYSKQFTDQLAAMQTELQNKGQEFQKTQASMTDAVRSAKQAELQDIQKRMQDYNTNAQQKFEEKSNELIKPLSDKAHTAVEAVAKEKGYTYVVNSAQTQFIVAPVTDDLMEAVKAKLGIK is encoded by the coding sequence ATGAAAAAACTACTTAAAGTTGCTTTAGTGGCGTTATGCTTTTTATCGGTAGGCAACTTTGCCAAAGCACAATCAAAAATTGGTTATATTAATTTCGACGGATTAATTGGACAAATGCCAGAGGCAAAAACTGTAAAATCACAGCTTGATATTTACTCAAAGCAGTTTACCGATCAGCTTGCTGCTATGCAAACTGAGCTTCAGAATAAAGGACAGGAGTTTCAAAAAACACAAGCCAGCATGACTGATGCAGTACGTTCTGCTAAACAAGCTGAATTACAGGATATCCAAAAACGCATGCAGGATTACAATACCAACGCTCAGCAGAAGTTTGAAGAAAAATCAAATGAACTGATCAAGCCTTTATCTGATAAAGCGCACACAGCAGTTGAAGCCGTAGCTAAAGAAAAAGGTTATACTTATGTTGTTAATTCGGCACAAACGCAATTTATTGTTGCACCTGTTACTGATGACCTGATGGAAGCTGTTAAAGCTAAATTAGGAATCAAATAG
- the murI gene encoding glutamate racemase: MVNNKPIGIFDSGYGGLTVFRSIFKQLPDYDYIYIGDTARAPYGNRSFQTIHQYTWECVQWLFKQGCPLVILACNTASAKALRNIQQIDLKNEGPAKRVLGVIRPTAEVIGDYTHTKEIGVLGTKGTVQSGSYQIEIGNFFPDVKVHQQACPLWVPLIENGEYDKPGADYFVKKYIGEVLAQSANIDTLLLACTHYPLIQQKIEAYLPEGIKVVAQGDIVAKSLAHYLQRHPEMEAAISKNKTQRFFTTTDDTADFDHYAELFFGEPVKSAYAEIKC, encoded by the coding sequence ATGGTAAATAACAAACCGATCGGAATTTTTGACTCAGGCTATGGTGGCCTTACCGTATTCCGTTCTATATTTAAGCAGTTACCGGATTACGATTACATTTATATAGGCGATACTGCCCGCGCGCCTTACGGTAACAGGTCGTTCCAAACGATTCATCAATATACCTGGGAGTGTGTGCAATGGTTGTTTAAACAAGGTTGCCCATTGGTTATATTAGCCTGTAATACGGCGTCGGCCAAGGCGCTCCGCAATATTCAACAGATAGACCTGAAGAATGAAGGCCCGGCAAAGCGTGTATTAGGCGTTATACGGCCCACTGCCGAAGTGATAGGCGATTACACCCATACCAAAGAGATCGGTGTACTGGGCACCAAAGGGACAGTGCAGTCGGGCTCGTACCAGATAGAGATCGGTAATTTCTTTCCGGATGTGAAAGTTCACCAGCAGGCCTGCCCGCTTTGGGTGCCGCTGATTGAGAACGGTGAATACGACAAACCGGGCGCCGATTATTTTGTAAAAAAATATATTGGCGAAGTTTTGGCGCAGTCGGCAAATATTGATACGCTGCTGTTAGCCTGCACCCATTATCCCCTGATACAGCAAAAAATAGAAGCTTACCTGCCCGAAGGCATAAAGGTGGTGGCGCAGGGCGACATTGTTGCCAAAAGCCTTGCCCATTACCTGCAGCGCCATCCTGAAATGGAGGCGGCTATCAGCAAAAATAAAACACAGCGTTTTTTTACCACAACAGATGATACCGCAGACTTTGACCATTATGCTGAACTGTTTTTTGGAGAACCGGTAAAATCTGCCTACGCAGAAATTAAGTGTTAA
- a CDS encoding DoxX family membrane protein yields MGSANTHFSYEGINNLLLKITCLFWLAAKLISWRIWTTYRILPTAPIFQWLDRVPPLAHTLLFGLSIFLLCWQLFNKNRGALLCLLATEIFSCLLDQNRWQPWEYQCLFIVFIFISNNKRPALIMSCFVFVLASTYIYSGLHKLNYDFLQITWRQMILHSFFKVPFYVSAHRLIYFSGYLLGLAELLAGVGLLFHKTKKAASAALILMHLFILILIGPGGLNYNAVVWPWNIAMIFYLYFLFFKNIEGKAIFTGVFHGWNKLIFIFWGMLPALSFAGAWDSYLSSGLYSGKSPKMIISVRDTSKCLPLQPFCKTGGAKLSYGQATINLKDWSITETNVVAYPEVRVYKIMQQKLEKQYAEAGLKCTIFIRGAQP; encoded by the coding sequence ATGGGCAGCGCAAACACACATTTTAGTTATGAGGGGATAAATAACCTGCTGCTTAAAATTACTTGTTTGTTTTGGCTGGCGGCCAAGTTAATCAGCTGGCGAATATGGACCACTTACAGGATATTGCCAACAGCTCCAATTTTTCAGTGGCTTGACCGCGTTCCGCCCCTAGCGCATACCCTGTTATTTGGCCTGTCGATTTTTTTGCTGTGCTGGCAGTTGTTTAATAAAAATAGGGGTGCTTTGCTTTGCCTGCTCGCGACCGAAATATTTTCATGCCTGCTCGATCAAAACCGCTGGCAACCCTGGGAATATCAGTGCCTTTTCATCGTGTTTATTTTCATCAGCAATAACAAAAGGCCAGCACTAATTATGAGCTGCTTCGTCTTCGTTTTAGCTTCAACATATATTTACAGCGGGCTTCATAAACTGAACTATGATTTTTTGCAGATAACATGGCGCCAAATGATCCTTCACTCGTTTTTTAAAGTCCCTTTTTATGTTTCGGCTCACCGTTTAATTTATTTCAGCGGGTATTTGTTGGGCCTGGCAGAACTACTGGCCGGGGTGGGTTTACTTTTTCATAAAACTAAAAAAGCGGCTTCCGCAGCATTGATACTAATGCACCTGTTTATCCTGATACTAATAGGCCCCGGCGGTTTGAATTATAACGCAGTGGTTTGGCCGTGGAACATCGCCATGATCTTTTACCTCTACTTTCTCTTTTTTAAGAATATTGAAGGCAAAGCTATTTTTACCGGAGTTTTCCACGGATGGAATAAATTGATCTTTATTTTTTGGGGGATGCTGCCTGCGCTTAGTTTCGCGGGAGCCTGGGACAGCTATCTTTCTTCAGGCCTCTATTCGGGTAAATCACCAAAAATGATAATCAGCGTTCGCGACACCAGTAAATGCCTGCCTTTACAACCGTTTTGCAAAACCGGTGGTGCAAAGCTTAGCTATGGCCAGGCAACTATCAATTTAAAGGATTGGTCAATTACCGAAACCAACGTAGTTGCTTATCCCGAAGTAAGGGTTTACAAAATAATGCAGCAGAAACTGGAAAAGCAATATGCTGAGGCCGGGTTAAAATGCACCATTTTTATAAGAGGTGCACAACCGTAG
- the nuoH gene encoding NADH-quinone oxidoreductase subunit NuoH, with protein MNFYLTYFIIAIGLFGFSALFALFGVYAERKVSAFIQDRLGPTETGKYGSLQTFADILKMLQKELITPAAADKLLFMLAPAIIFIAVYMGFAALPWGPGLVPANLNLGLYYVFAIISIETLGILMAGWGSNNKYSILGAMRSAAQIISYEIPAGFAIISVVMIAQTLNLQQISAQQGILSTETIKFSGFWDVTSTGGFFAWNVFRAPHLLIAFVIYFIASLAESNRAPFDIPEAESELVAGFHTEYTGLRFALVFLAEYSMMFLVSMVGVILFLGAWNTPLPNVGPVHLATWTTGAGWGILWIVMKTLALVAVQMWIRWTLPRFRVDQLMTLCWKVLTPLAFACMLISGIWRLWLM; from the coding sequence TTGAATTTTTATCTCACATATTTCATTATTGCGATAGGACTGTTCGGTTTTTCGGCTTTGTTTGCGTTGTTTGGTGTTTACGCAGAGCGCAAGGTTTCCGCTTTTATCCAGGACAGGCTTGGGCCTACCGAAACTGGGAAATACGGCTCGCTGCAAACCTTTGCCGACATATTAAAAATGCTGCAAAAAGAGCTGATAACACCTGCCGCTGCCGATAAGCTGCTTTTTATGCTGGCCCCTGCTATTATTTTTATTGCGGTTTATATGGGGTTTGCCGCACTGCCATGGGGGCCGGGATTGGTACCTGCCAACCTGAATCTGGGTTTATATTACGTTTTCGCCATCATATCTATTGAAACGCTGGGTATTTTGATGGCCGGCTGGGGATCAAATAACAAATATTCTATTTTGGGAGCCATGCGGTCGGCTGCGCAGATCATATCTTATGAGATTCCGGCCGGGTTCGCCATAATATCGGTGGTGATGATAGCGCAAACACTCAACCTGCAGCAAATTTCGGCACAGCAGGGAATCCTATCGACTGAAACCATAAAATTCTCGGGCTTTTGGGATGTAACTTCAACAGGCGGCTTTTTTGCCTGGAACGTTTTCCGCGCACCGCATTTATTGATAGCTTTTGTAATTTATTTTATTGCTTCGCTTGCGGAAAGCAACCGGGCACCGTTTGATATCCCTGAGGCAGAATCAGAGCTAGTAGCGGGCTTTCATACGGAATATACCGGCCTGCGTTTTGCGCTGGTTTTTTTGGCAGAATATTCCATGATGTTTTTGGTATCAATGGTGGGTGTTATTTTGTTTTTAGGAGCCTGGAACACACCGCTGCCAAATGTTGGCCCGGTACACCTGGCTACGTGGACAACAGGTGCGGGCTGGGGTATACTATGGATCGTTATGAAAACGCTTGCCCTGGTTGCCGTGCAAATGTGGATCAGGTGGACGCTGCCACGTTTTAGGGTAGATCAGCTGATGACGTTATGCTGGAAAGTGTTAACTCCGCTGGCTTTTGCCTGTATGCTGATTTCGGGAATATGGAGATTGTGGCTGATGTAA
- a CDS encoding NuoI/complex I 23 kDa subunit family protein encodes MNNIIKGITTTLKGLSITFRHLFASHKKRELLPASDNNYFKQLEGTNTIQYPHQKLPIPEVGRYQLDVEMDDCIVCDLCAKVCPVNCIDIESIKATEAIGQTSDGTTKRLYAAKFDIDMAKCMYCGLCTIVCPTECIVMTNQYDKSVFQLSDLTYQFSDMSPEMAAEKRAEFDLQQAERQAAKLAALQKKEEGA; translated from the coding sequence ATGAACAATATAATAAAAGGTATTACAACAACACTAAAGGGACTATCGATCACCTTCAGGCACCTTTTTGCTTCGCATAAAAAGCGGGAGCTGCTACCTGCCAGTGATAATAACTACTTTAAACAACTGGAGGGTACCAACACCATACAATATCCGCATCAAAAACTGCCTATCCCCGAGGTTGGCCGGTACCAGTTGGATGTGGAGATGGACGATTGTATCGTTTGCGATTTATGCGCCAAGGTTTGCCCGGTTAATTGTATTGATATTGAATCCATCAAAGCAACGGAAGCAATAGGCCAAACATCAGACGGTACAACAAAAAGGCTTTATGCTGCTAAGTTTGATATCGATATGGCCAAGTGCATGTACTGCGGCCTGTGCACCATAGTTTGCCCTACAGAATGTATAGTAATGACCAACCAGTACGATAAAAGTGTTTTTCAGCTGAGTGACCTTACTTACCAGTTCTCGGACATGTCGCCTGAAATGGCCGCCGAAAAGAGAGCGGAATTTGACCTGCAGCAAGCCGAAAGGCAAGCCGCAAAATTAGCTGCCCTGCAGAAGAAGGAGGAGGGGGCATGA
- a CDS encoding NADH-quinone oxidoreductase subunit J family protein: protein MMAFIAIASALFVAATKNLVRSVFMFFITLFALAGLYVLALADFVAITQIVIYVGGILVLILFAFMLSGKETLNAIEEQKNKFININKVPAMFLAALFLVVLANMIFKVDADNLVWIKKSAITRNIILPNSSMTENIGINLMTKYLLPFEAISILLMVALVGAAHLSRKGRGV from the coding sequence ATGATGGCTTTTATTGCAATCGCTTCGGCGTTGTTTGTTGCTGCTACTAAAAACCTGGTACGGTCGGTTTTTATGTTTTTTATCACGCTGTTTGCTTTAGCCGGCCTTTACGTGCTGGCCCTGGCCGACTTTGTAGCCATTACTCAAATTGTGATATATGTTGGCGGCATTTTAGTACTGATACTTTTCGCCTTTATGCTTTCTGGTAAAGAAACCCTGAATGCAATAGAAGAACAAAAAAATAAATTTATTAATATAAACAAGGTACCCGCCATGTTCCTGGCTGCGCTTTTTTTGGTGGTGCTGGCGAACATGATATTTAAGGTTGATGCGGATAACCTTGTCTGGATAAAAAAATCAGCCATCACGAGGAACATTATCCTGCCCAATTCATCAATGACAGAAAATATCGGCATAAACCTGATGACAAAGTACCTGCTGCCGTTTGAAGCGATCTCTATTTTATTGATGGTGGCGCTGGTAGGTGCTGCGCACCTGTCGCGAAAGGGGAGGGGAGTATGA
- the nuoK gene encoding NADH-quinone oxidoreductase subunit NuoK: protein MISLTDFLLVSAVLFCVGLYMIVSKQNAIQILIGIELMLNAAILNLVAFSKYDRFNNGGQMLALFAIVLAAATTAVALAIILNVYKQYKTIDPGKIDKLGD from the coding sequence ATGATCTCATTAACCGATTTCCTTTTGGTAAGCGCCGTTTTGTTTTGCGTGGGGCTGTATATGATAGTATCCAAACAGAACGCTATCCAGATCCTGATAGGGATTGAGCTGATGCTGAATGCCGCCATACTTAACCTGGTAGCCTTTAGCAAGTACGACCGCTTTAATAATGGCGGGCAAATGCTTGCCCTTTTTGCTATTGTGCTTGCTGCTGCAACAACTGCTGTAGCACTGGCCATTATTTTAAACGTTTACAAGCAATATAAAACAATTGATCCGGGTAAGATTGATAAATTGGGGGATTAA